The Caldicellulosiruptor changbaiensis genome has a segment encoding these proteins:
- the rsmI gene encoding 16S rRNA (cytidine(1402)-2'-O)-methyltransferase, translating to MSGKLFIVGTPIGNLDDISKRALDTLNMVDFITCEDTRVTIKLLNYFGIKKRLVSYHEFSPEEKEDRIIQELKNGKKVALVSDAGMPLISDPGYELVRRCLKEGIEVTVIPGPCAFVCALVISGQNTQNFVFEGFLPKNKRAKKEKLESLKFEKRTMIFYEAPHKLLDTLSQMAAVFGEDREISIVKEITKVHESVMITTLREAIDFFEKTSPKGEYVLVVRGFEENAKEKNKKFDVESIKKRLKEKIAQGLTKKEAVKIVAEELKVAKNIVYKIALEIEDFSKKE from the coding sequence GTGAGTGGAAAGCTATTTATTGTTGGAACACCAATTGGGAACCTTGATGATATATCAAAAAGAGCATTAGATACTCTAAATATGGTAGACTTTATAACTTGCGAGGATACAAGAGTTACAATAAAGCTTTTGAACTACTTTGGAATTAAAAAAAGGCTTGTTTCTTACCATGAGTTTAGCCCAGAAGAGAAAGAAGATAGAATAATACAAGAGCTTAAAAATGGCAAAAAGGTTGCTCTGGTTTCAGATGCAGGAATGCCGCTTATCTCAGACCCTGGATATGAACTTGTAAGAAGGTGTCTAAAAGAAGGAATTGAAGTAACAGTAATTCCCGGGCCTTGTGCCTTTGTATGTGCTTTGGTAATATCGGGGCAGAATACTCAAAATTTTGTGTTTGAAGGTTTTTTGCCCAAAAATAAGCGAGCAAAAAAAGAAAAACTTGAAAGTCTTAAATTTGAAAAGAGGACAATGATATTTTACGAGGCACCTCACAAGCTTTTGGATACACTTTCACAGATGGCAGCTGTTTTTGGTGAAGACAGAGAAATTAGCATAGTAAAAGAGATTACAAAAGTGCATGAAAGTGTGATGATCACGACCTTACGTGAGGCTATAGATTTTTTTGAGAAAACTTCCCCCAAAGGTGAATATGTCCTTGTTGTAAGAGGATTTGAAGAGAATGCAAAAGAAAAGAATAAAAAATTTGATGTAGAATCTATTAAGAAGCGTTTAAAAGAAAAGATAGCTCAAGGGTTGACCAAAAAAGAAGCTGTTAAAATTGTAGCTGAGGAGTTGAAGGTTGCCAAAAACATAGTTTACAAAATTGCACTTGAAATTGAAGATTTTAGTAAAAAAGAATAA
- a CDS encoding extracellular solute-binding protein produces MNKTLICEDRIEYEKELIILNNLSRTWKAIGTFLVIVVTTLLLETFSLGAEKIPTLQEYLKKVDNKNRPQETIVIEAINYVRSENAALKKVEEFKGIKQVLLWEKEGGWVEWKVHIPETGLYNMALQYYPLPGKGLGIEVAVMIDGKIPYKEAQKVTFYRVWKDTTGIRKDKKDNDLRPKCQEDPRWQEVDFIDTEGFYNKSLPFYFTQGEHTIRVVSIREPFALKQLIIYNPEELPSYADYIKKNNTTNKVSKDIVIKVQGEHPYLKSDPILYPTYDRTDPATEPYHVSKIRLNTIGQWNWRYPGMWISWKIEVPEDGYYKIAIKARQNFVRGLSVHRKLYIDGKVPFKEAEDVEFPYSIRWYMKTIGQKGKPYLVYLTKGVHEIKLEATLGSFTEILSRVENTAIGLNDLYRKIIMITGTSPDLYRDYFLEEQIPGLVKTLLKFSNELEEEATLFEKLAGQKGGEAEFLRRVAIQLRSMAEDTDSIPSRISNFRDNLSGLSSWLAYRRDQPLEIDYILVTSPEAKLPSPTPSMASKFINSLKAFIYSFIEDYTNIGEVYEGQKVIKVWVGGGRDQAQIIRDLINDSFTPQTGIKVNVSLVQAGLIEAILAGKGPDVVLTVSRGQPVNLAARGALVDLSKFKDFEQVKKRFAPTALVPYTYNGGVYGLPVTQDFYMMFYRKDILEELNIDLPQTWDDMYRVIAKLQRYNLQVGLPYQRIDALEAIDAGLGARNLFPTLLLQFGGNFYDKTKTRTLLDRPEAVAAFKTWTDFYTKYNLPLIYDFYNRFRTGEMPLGIAPYTTYNLLATAAPEIRNEWGMAPIPGVRKPNGEIDRSTGASGTASIILKKSKNKEACWEFLKWWTSDETQTQFGKELEMLMGTAARYNTANLTAFQRLPWNKEEMENLEAQWKYVKEIEEVPGSYYITRSIDSAFSAVVYQGINPRESLWKYTKEINDELERKRIELSSYKQ; encoded by the coding sequence ATGAATAAAACATTAATTTGCGAAGACAGAATAGAATATGAGAAGGAGTTGATAATATTGAATAACCTTTCAAGAACATGGAAGGCAATAGGAACATTTCTCGTAATAGTTGTTACAACTCTGTTACTTGAAACCTTTTCGCTTGGAGCTGAAAAAATTCCAACGCTACAAGAGTATTTAAAAAAAGTTGATAATAAAAATAGACCACAAGAAACTATAGTTATTGAAGCTATAAATTATGTACGTTCAGAGAATGCTGCTCTAAAAAAAGTAGAAGAATTTAAAGGTATAAAGCAAGTTCTTTTGTGGGAAAAAGAAGGTGGCTGGGTAGAATGGAAGGTACATATTCCTGAAACAGGTCTGTATAATATGGCTCTTCAATATTATCCGTTGCCTGGTAAGGGGTTAGGTATAGAAGTTGCTGTAATGATTGACGGTAAAATTCCATACAAAGAAGCCCAGAAAGTGACTTTTTACAGAGTATGGAAAGACACAACAGGGATAAGAAAAGATAAAAAAGACAATGATTTGAGACCGAAATGTCAAGAAGACCCGAGATGGCAGGAAGTAGATTTCATTGATACAGAGGGGTTTTATAATAAGTCATTGCCTTTCTATTTTACTCAAGGTGAGCATACGATAAGAGTTGTAAGCATAAGAGAACCTTTTGCGTTAAAACAACTAATCATCTATAATCCAGAAGAGTTGCCTTCATATGCTGATTACATAAAAAAGAATAACACGACAAATAAAGTTTCAAAAGACATTGTTATCAAAGTTCAAGGAGAGCATCCATATCTAAAATCTGATCCTATTTTATATCCTACATATGACAGAACAGATCCAGCAACAGAACCTTACCATGTATCAAAAATTAGATTAAATACAATAGGCCAGTGGAACTGGCGATATCCTGGGATGTGGATAAGCTGGAAGATTGAAGTTCCAGAAGATGGCTATTACAAAATAGCAATTAAGGCACGTCAGAACTTTGTTCGTGGCTTGTCCGTTCACAGAAAACTTTACATTGATGGGAAGGTTCCGTTTAAAGAGGCAGAAGATGTTGAATTTCCTTATAGTATAAGATGGTATATGAAAACTATAGGACAGAAAGGCAAACCATACTTGGTTTATCTGACGAAAGGAGTTCATGAAATCAAATTAGAAGCTACCTTAGGTTCATTTACAGAAATACTTAGTAGAGTCGAAAATACAGCTATAGGACTGAATGACCTTTACAGGAAAATTATAATGATTACAGGAACATCTCCTGATTTATACAGAGACTATTTCCTTGAAGAGCAGATACCTGGGCTTGTAAAAACTTTGTTGAAATTTAGCAATGAGCTAGAAGAAGAAGCAACACTGTTTGAGAAATTAGCAGGACAGAAGGGTGGAGAAGCTGAATTCTTACGAAGAGTTGCTATTCAGCTGAGAAGCATGGCTGAAGATACAGATAGCATACCGAGCAGGATTTCAAATTTCAGAGATAATTTAAGCGGTTTGTCGTCTTGGCTTGCTTATAGAAGAGATCAGCCATTGGAGATTGATTATATACTTGTTACTTCACCTGAAGCAAAACTGCCCTCTCCTACACCATCAATGGCTAGCAAATTCATAAATTCATTGAAAGCCTTTATATACTCCTTTATAGAAGACTACACCAACATTGGAGAAGTATATGAAGGTCAAAAGGTAATCAAAGTTTGGGTTGGTGGAGGTCGTGATCAGGCCCAAATTATACGAGATTTAATAAATGATTCATTTACACCGCAGACAGGGATAAAGGTGAATGTAAGTTTAGTACAGGCAGGCTTGATTGAGGCTATACTCGCTGGAAAAGGGCCTGATGTGGTTTTAACTGTTTCTAGAGGACAGCCTGTTAATTTAGCTGCTCGCGGAGCGCTTGTTGATTTGAGCAAATTCAAAGATTTCGAACAGGTAAAGAAGAGATTTGCACCTACGGCGCTTGTACCGTACACATATAATGGTGGAGTTTATGGTCTGCCAGTGACACAGGATTTTTACATGATGTTTTACAGAAAAGATATCTTAGAGGAACTGAATATAGATCTTCCACAAACATGGGATGATATGTACAGAGTTATTGCAAAACTACAAAGATATAATCTTCAGGTAGGTTTGCCTTATCAAAGAATAGATGCGTTAGAAGCTATTGACGCAGGTCTTGGAGCAAGGAACCTATTTCCGACTTTATTATTGCAATTTGGCGGTAATTTCTACGACAAAACAAAGACACGCACACTGTTGGATAGGCCAGAAGCTGTTGCAGCATTTAAGACCTGGACCGATTTTTATACAAAATATAACCTTCCACTCATTTATGATTTTTACAACAGGTTCAGAACTGGTGAAATGCCTCTGGGTATTGCACCATATACAACATATAATCTGCTGGCAACAGCTGCACCAGAGATCAGAAATGAATGGGGCATGGCACCTATTCCAGGTGTTAGAAAGCCAAACGGTGAAATAGACCGATCGACAGGTGCATCTGGGACGGCGTCTATTATATTAAAGAAAAGTAAGAATAAAGAGGCTTGCTGGGAGTTTTTGAAATGGTGGACGTCCGATGAGACTCAAACACAGTTTGGTAAAGAACTTGAGATGCTAATGGGAACAGCGGCAAGGTACAACACAGCAAATTTGACAGCTTTTCAGAGACTTCCATGGAACAAAGAAGAGATGGAAAATTTAGAGGCTCAGTGGAAGTATGTAAAAGAAATAGAGGAAGTTCCAGGTAGCTATTATATTACAAGAAGTATAGACAGCGCATTTTCAGCAGTTGTTTATCAAGGTATAAATCCTAGAGAGAGTCTGTGGAAGTATACAAAAGAGATCAACGATGAGCTTGAGAGAAAGAGGATTGAATTGAGTTCGTACAAGCAATAA
- a CDS encoding carbohydrate ABC transporter permease: MGLIEDLKKNKASYLMIAPYMLLFTIFTLIPVISSIFLSFTNYNMLQPPKWVGWANYIRLFLNDKIFLKVLRNTLIFAFLTGPLSYFMSFFLAWFISEFNPKLRAFLTLVFYSPSLAGNVFFIWSFIFSGDVYGLINGWAMKLGIINEPINWLQDPNYILWVIIIVQLWLSMGAGFLAFVAGFQNLDRELFEAGAIDGIRNRFQELWYITIPQMAPQLMFGAVMQIGASFGVSTVVMALGGLPTREYSADTVVTYLIDYGTVRFEMGYASAIAVILFIAMLLTNKVIASILRRYSFD, from the coding sequence ATGGGGTTAATTGAAGATTTAAAAAAGAACAAAGCCAGTTATCTAATGATTGCACCCTATATGTTGTTGTTTACAATATTTACGTTAATACCGGTTATCAGCTCAATATTTTTAAGTTTTACAAACTACAATATGCTTCAGCCACCTAAATGGGTTGGCTGGGCAAATTACATAAGATTGTTTCTGAATGACAAGATATTTCTAAAAGTATTAAGAAATACACTAATATTTGCATTCTTAACAGGACCGCTTAGCTATTTTATGTCTTTTTTCCTTGCATGGTTTATAAGCGAATTTAATCCCAAACTGAGAGCTTTTTTAACCCTTGTATTTTACTCCCCATCGCTTGCTGGAAATGTGTTTTTCATCTGGTCATTCATCTTCAGTGGTGATGTATATGGGTTGATAAATGGATGGGCAATGAAACTTGGTATCATAAATGAACCCATTAACTGGCTACAGGATCCAAACTACATACTGTGGGTTATCATAATAGTTCAACTTTGGCTTAGCATGGGTGCGGGATTTTTAGCCTTTGTTGCAGGGTTTCAGAACCTTGACAGAGAGCTGTTTGAGGCAGGAGCAATTGATGGTATAAGAAATAGATTTCAGGAGCTCTGGTACATCACAATACCACAGATGGCTCCGCAGCTTATGTTTGGTGCAGTTATGCAGATAGGTGCGTCGTTTGGTGTGAGCACAGTTGTAATGGCTCTTGGAGGGCTTCCAACAAGAGAATACAGTGCTGATACTGTGGTGACTTATCTGATTGACTACGGTACTGTGAGGTTTGAAATGGGTTATGCATCAGCAATTGCTGTAATCCTCTTTATAGCAATGCTTTTGACTAACAAGGTTATTGCATCGATTTTGAGAAGGTACTCTTTTGATTAA
- a CDS encoding carbohydrate ABC transporter permease, giving the protein MSKKATLAWRKQNRSLAGNLVIFAILAILGVFMALPLIYTIVNAFKPFDEIFIFPPRLYVRRPTLDNFVLLFQLATNMWVPFSRYVFNSLFICVVGTVGHILIASLAAYPLAKHQFAAKRIINEIIVLALLFTPQVTYIPLYIIMSNLRLIDTYGALIFPAWQMTLGLFLMRQFMTQIPDALLEAAKIDGASELKTWWRIVMPNVKPAWLTLMILSFQQLWNQTGGSFIFSESLKPLPTLMSQIAAAGIARAGVGAAVALVLMIPPIILFIISQSSVMETMVNAGIK; this is encoded by the coding sequence TTGAGTAAAAAAGCAACATTGGCATGGAGAAAACAAAACAGAAGTTTAGCTGGTAATCTTGTCATATTTGCTATCCTGGCAATTTTAGGTGTTTTTATGGCATTGCCGCTGATTTATACAATAGTCAATGCATTCAAGCCATTTGATGAGATCTTCATCTTTCCACCACGACTTTATGTAAGACGTCCTACGCTTGATAACTTTGTTTTGCTATTTCAACTTGCGACAAATATGTGGGTGCCTTTTTCAAGGTATGTTTTTAACAGTTTATTTATCTGTGTAGTGGGGACAGTGGGACACATTTTAATAGCTTCACTTGCTGCTTATCCGCTTGCTAAACATCAGTTTGCTGCGAAGAGAATTATAAACGAGATAATCGTACTTGCGCTGCTTTTTACGCCACAGGTTACGTACATCCCTCTTTACATTATAATGTCGAATCTAAGACTTATCGATACTTATGGTGCTTTGATTTTTCCTGCTTGGCAGATGACGCTGGGGCTTTTTCTAATGAGGCAGTTTATGACGCAGATTCCAGATGCACTTTTAGAAGCTGCTAAGATTGATGGTGCAAGTGAATTAAAAACGTGGTGGCGAATAGTTATGCCCAATGTCAAACCAGCATGGCTTACTCTAATGATTTTGTCTTTTCAGCAGTTATGGAATCAAACAGGCGGTTCGTTCATATTCAGTGAGAGCCTCAAACCATTACCTACACTTATGTCTCAGATAGCAGCAGCGGGTATTGCACGTGCTGGAGTTGGAGCAGCAGTTGCATTGGTTCTAATGATTCCACCAATAATACTTTTCATAATTTCCCAGAGCAGTGTTATGGAAACAATGGTGAATGCAGGTATAAAGTAA
- a CDS encoding AbrB/MazE/SpoVT family DNA-binding domain-containing protein → MKSTGVVRKVDELGRIVLPIELRRTLDIAEKDALEIFVDGDKIILRKYEPACIFCGNAKDVIYYKGKNICKDCMEELKKS, encoded by the coding sequence ATGAAATCAACAGGTGTTGTAAGAAAGGTTGACGAGCTTGGCAGAATAGTTCTTCCTATCGAGCTCAGAAGAACACTTGACATTGCTGAAAAGGACGCTTTAGAAATCTTTGTTGACGGTGACAAGATTATTTTAAGAAAGTATGAACCAGCTTGCATTTTCTGCGGCAATGCAAAGGATGTTATCTACTACAAGGGCAAGAACATCTGTAAAGATTGTATGGAAGAACTCAAAAAGAGCTAA
- a CDS encoding YIP1 family protein, which produces MKVKVRTVKLKRRVYAKLITVFLVGLIFQWFGNMSVYAYIIEDMREVPYYQYNYDVYLHEIPSAAGYFPSKWVRGEDLGVGAFKNPSDMYVDSKKNVYIMDSGNKRIVICDQNFKLIKVIDKFLANNGDIQLVEPEGIFVDKDGFIYICDKGAKVVLVVNQDGKLVKTIEKPITDLKAAKKDFVPFKVVVDNAGVIYVLSLGSFEGAYMFDQNGNFLGFYGSNKVVVTWQLLVDRIWKSILTKEQKSSMVRYLPTECTSIDIGKDGFIYTTSNLTDISEGEIRKLNYLGENILWYKKKGQTRDYGDIPKYSGKELEDTYFIDIDVTNDGFINALDYERGRVFQYDQNANLLFICGGKGDQIGTFRDPVAVDSIGNALLVLDKLKGAITVFEETKLGSLVHKATILYNEGKYDEARDLWRQVHKMDFNFALAQVGLGKALLRMDRYSDAMYYFRLANDKEDYSEAKENLRNEFLKRNFGVLATILIVMIIALYIIIKRFKKPVSAQEIYTKKINKYKYPIHTMLHPFRGFEELKEERKGSVGLAILIVFLFFITMVINRQYTGFIFNPYRQDKINIISLFSSTVGIFFFWVLSNWMVTTLMEGEGKFGEVWIFSAYSLVPYIICTLLAVIMSQFLIAEEAMFINFVRMIGVLWLIVCLFNAMKAAHQFSAGKTVGTMVLSVIGVGIILFILVLMLTLFGQLIDFISNIYSEILLRI; this is translated from the coding sequence ATGAAAGTAAAGGTGAGGACAGTGAAACTAAAGAGGAGAGTATATGCGAAACTAATTACTGTATTTTTAGTAGGTTTAATATTTCAGTGGTTCGGTAATATGAGTGTATATGCGTATATAATAGAAGACATGCGAGAAGTACCTTATTATCAATACAATTATGATGTATATCTGCACGAGATTCCAAGTGCAGCAGGTTATTTTCCTAGTAAATGGGTTAGAGGCGAAGATTTGGGTGTTGGAGCATTTAAAAATCCATCAGATATGTATGTAGATAGTAAAAAAAATGTTTATATAATGGACAGTGGGAATAAAAGAATTGTGATTTGTGACCAGAATTTCAAATTGATAAAAGTAATTGATAAGTTCCTTGCTAATAATGGTGATATTCAGCTTGTAGAGCCAGAAGGCATATTTGTTGATAAAGACGGTTTTATCTACATTTGCGACAAGGGTGCAAAGGTGGTTTTAGTAGTAAATCAAGATGGTAAATTAGTAAAAACTATAGAAAAACCTATAACAGATTTAAAAGCAGCAAAAAAAGATTTTGTCCCGTTCAAAGTTGTTGTTGACAATGCAGGGGTTATTTATGTGCTTTCCTTGGGTAGCTTCGAGGGTGCTTATATGTTTGATCAAAATGGAAACTTTTTAGGATTTTATGGTAGCAACAAAGTTGTTGTAACTTGGCAACTCCTTGTAGATAGGATTTGGAAAAGTATTCTTACAAAAGAACAAAAATCATCAATGGTACGATACTTGCCAACAGAATGTACGAGTATTGACATAGGGAAAGACGGGTTTATATATACGACATCAAATCTTACAGATATTAGTGAAGGTGAGATTAGAAAACTAAACTACTTAGGTGAAAATATTCTTTGGTATAAGAAAAAAGGTCAAACAAGGGATTATGGTGATATTCCAAAATATTCAGGAAAGGAGCTTGAAGATACATATTTTATAGATATCGATGTAACAAACGACGGCTTTATAAATGCTCTTGACTACGAGAGAGGAAGAGTATTCCAGTATGACCAAAATGCTAATTTGCTATTTATATGTGGCGGCAAGGGTGACCAGATAGGAACATTTAGAGACCCGGTAGCAGTTGATAGTATAGGAAATGCTCTGCTTGTACTTGATAAGTTGAAAGGAGCAATTACTGTTTTTGAAGAAACCAAACTTGGCAGCTTAGTACATAAAGCTACTATTTTGTACAACGAAGGTAAGTATGATGAGGCAAGAGATTTGTGGAGACAGGTTCACAAGATGGATTTCAACTTTGCTCTTGCGCAGGTTGGTTTGGGCAAAGCACTTTTGAGAATGGATAGATATTCAGATGCAATGTATTACTTTAGATTAGCAAATGACAAAGAAGATTATTCAGAAGCAAAAGAGAACCTCAGAAATGAGTTTTTGAAAAGAAACTTTGGAGTACTTGCAACAATTTTGATAGTAATGATAATAGCTTTGTACATTATAATAAAGCGATTCAAAAAGCCTGTTTCGGCTCAAGAAATATATACAAAGAAAATAAACAAATACAAATATCCAATTCATACAATGTTACACCCATTTAGAGGTTTCGAAGAATTGAAAGAAGAGAGAAAAGGTTCTGTTGGATTAGCAATTTTAATAGTATTTCTGTTTTTTATTACAATGGTCATAAACAGACAGTATACAGGTTTCATATTTAATCCGTACAGGCAAGACAAAATCAATATAATATCCCTTTTCTCAAGTACTGTTGGGATATTCTTCTTCTGGGTTCTTTCTAACTGGATGGTGACAACACTTATGGAAGGTGAGGGTAAATTTGGAGAAGTGTGGATATTCTCAGCATATTCACTGGTGCCATATATTATTTGTACATTATTGGCAGTTATAATGAGTCAATTCTTGATAGCAGAAGAAGCAATGTTTATAAATTTTGTAAGGATGATAGGTGTTTTGTGGTTAATTGTGTGTTTGTTTAATGCGATGAAAGCAGCGCATCAATTTTCGGCAGGAAAAACTGTTGGAACAATGGTTTTGAGCGTAATTGGAGTTGGAATTATACTTTTCATACTTGTTTTGATGCTTACGCTTTTTGGACAGTTAATAGATTTTATTTCGAATATTTACAGCGAGATTTTATTGAGGATATAG
- a CDS encoding DUF5696 domain-containing protein, which translates to MILHRRLKIILNISISVLVLLGYVQFSQFALANNITYKKMASNNRFELYVNEKYGYIKVLDKKTNTVWLSNPENWRDDPIAAGSMRTQLASQMVLKYAFMESYTVQTVNSYAGSAMKKGLKIKKIKDGFVATYTFRKEGFIIPISVTINSDYINVDILVNQIKELKKDKYRLVSIQLLPFFGAGSIKESGYIVVPDGCGAVINFNNKKGNEEYSQRVYGPDYALVREHNVYVTQYARLPVFGLKKGNVGYLAVITEGDSKSIINAYTSGSRTSYNQVFSEFIVREQDSITFKEKQWNEETFNIFENNIPSQTKYSIRYYLLDKDKSDYVAMAEKYREYLIKEKGLKKNNQDQLPIYIELYGGVKKIKYIVGVPRNITIPLTTFKDAQEIVKKVKNLGIKDVVVKYTGWYNNGVFYNLPVNLDPEGVLGGRNDLQKMLNYFSQNRTKVYFDVDFVTFRKGSLFYPINVVATKSMKKVPTKLIRYSPATCYPDDDYPVLFMLSPNYVGRFVKSAIPNKLNFTKNISISSISKMLYSDFGTRQINRLQTEKIFEQIVGYIKNRHYNLLLTEPNGYLITNASEIVDIPIYSSKFAIEDYEIPFYQMVLRGYIPYSTPSVNDYSNEWLWKLKVLESGSYIKFTWTARNEDELKETICDYLYSSNYKLWLDDLKKVYKELYPVLSKIKNKKFLEHRLLKEGLVLVKFEGGTEIIINYTSTDQRVYNTVVKARNFKVIE; encoded by the coding sequence TTGATTTTGCATAGAAGACTTAAAATTATCTTAAATATATCAATTAGTGTTTTAGTTCTTCTGGGGTACGTGCAATTTTCTCAATTTGCTTTGGCAAATAATATAACTTACAAAAAAATGGCATCTAACAACAGATTTGAATTGTATGTAAATGAAAAATATGGATATATTAAAGTACTTGACAAAAAGACAAACACAGTTTGGCTAAGCAATCCAGAAAACTGGCGTGATGATCCTATTGCGGCAGGTAGTATGCGAACCCAACTTGCTTCGCAGATGGTTTTAAAGTATGCATTCATGGAATCTTACACTGTGCAAACAGTAAACAGTTATGCTGGGTCTGCCATGAAAAAGGGATTAAAAATTAAAAAGATAAAAGACGGATTTGTTGCGACATATACTTTCAGAAAAGAAGGGTTTATAATACCCATTTCAGTTACCATAAATAGTGACTATATCAATGTTGACATTTTGGTAAACCAAATAAAAGAACTGAAAAAAGACAAATATAGATTAGTTTCAATCCAGCTTCTACCTTTTTTCGGTGCAGGAAGCATTAAAGAAAGTGGATATATAGTTGTTCCAGACGGGTGTGGTGCTGTTATAAACTTTAATAACAAGAAGGGCAACGAAGAATATTCACAGCGTGTTTATGGTCCTGATTATGCCTTGGTTCGAGAACATAATGTTTATGTGACACAGTATGCAAGACTTCCAGTCTTTGGCTTGAAAAAGGGGAATGTGGGATATTTAGCAGTGATAACTGAAGGTGATTCAAAATCAATCATAAATGCGTATACAAGTGGTTCAAGAACCTCATACAATCAAGTTTTTAGTGAATTTATTGTAAGAGAGCAAGATAGTATAACCTTTAAAGAAAAGCAATGGAATGAAGAGACATTTAATATATTTGAAAATAACATACCCTCGCAGACAAAATATTCGATAAGATATTATTTACTCGATAAAGACAAGTCTGATTATGTTGCAATGGCAGAAAAATATAGGGAGTATTTGATAAAAGAAAAAGGGCTCAAGAAAAATAATCAGGATCAATTACCAATTTATATTGAACTCTATGGCGGGGTCAAGAAAATTAAATATATTGTAGGGGTGCCAAGAAATATAACAATTCCATTGACAACTTTTAAGGATGCTCAAGAAATTGTCAAGAAGGTCAAGAATCTGGGGATTAAAGATGTAGTTGTAAAATACACAGGGTGGTACAATAACGGTGTTTTCTACAATTTGCCAGTAAATTTAGATCCTGAAGGTGTTTTGGGTGGTAGAAATGATCTTCAAAAAATGCTGAACTACTTTTCACAAAATAGAACGAAGGTATACTTTGATGTAGATTTTGTAACCTTCAGAAAAGGTTCATTATTTTACCCGATAAATGTGGTTGCAACAAAGTCAATGAAAAAAGTTCCTACAAAGCTTATAAGATATTCACCTGCAACGTGCTATCCAGACGACGATTATCCAGTATTGTTTATGTTATCTCCTAATTATGTTGGTAGATTTGTCAAAAGTGCTATTCCTAATAAACTTAATTTTACAAAAAATATCTCTATTTCATCAATTTCAAAGATGCTATATTCAGACTTTGGAACAAGACAAATAAACAGGTTACAGACAGAAAAGATATTTGAACAAATTGTTGGGTATATAAAAAATAGACATTATAATTTGTTGCTTACAGAACCAAATGGTTATCTTATTACAAACGCAAGTGAAATTGTTGATATTCCCATTTACAGTAGCAAATTTGCAATAGAAGATTATGAAATACCATTTTATCAGATGGTACTGCGTGGTTATATTCCATATTCAACACCATCAGTCAATGACTATTCAAACGAATGGCTTTGGAAGCTGAAAGTATTGGAAAGTGGTTCATATATAAAGTTTACTTGGACTGCTCGAAATGAAGATGAATTAAAAGAAACCATATGCGATTATTTGTATTCATCAAATTACAAGTTATGGCTTGATGATTTGAAAAAGGTCTACAAAGAACTTTATCCAGTTTTAAGTAAAATCAAGAACAAGAAATTTTTAGAACACAGATTATTAAAAGAGGGATTAGTACTTGTAAAATTTGAAGGTGGGACGGAGATAATAATTAACTATACATCAACAGACCAAAGGGTATATAATACAGTGGTTAAAGCAAGAAACTTCAAAGTGATAGAATAA
- a CDS encoding tRNA1(Val) (adenine(37)-N6)-methyltransferase, giving the protein MLRKENLKIGNFSIYQDTDFFLYGTDAVVLSDFIEVKKNDIVVEFGTGNLIIPILLWAKNKKFKKLYALEIQKEVCELAILNRNINNLQDKIEVINADLKDALKIFGSEFANVVFTNPPYRKVNSGTINPNIKKAIARHEIMCTIEDVVKSAMQILKFGGRFYMVYRSERLTDALYYLRLYKLEPSLIRFVHQNKDKESSLVLIEAKKGKQCTLKVDKPLFVDEMEYYGELQKEDAE; this is encoded by the coding sequence ATGCTTAGAAAGGAAAATTTAAAGATAGGCAACTTTTCAATATATCAAGATACAGATTTTTTCCTATATGGAACTGATGCGGTAGTACTCAGTGATTTTATTGAAGTAAAGAAAAATGACATTGTGGTTGAGTTTGGGACGGGTAACTTGATAATTCCTATTCTACTTTGGGCAAAGAACAAAAAGTTCAAAAAACTGTACGCTTTAGAGATTCAAAAAGAGGTATGTGAGCTTGCAATTCTCAACAGAAATATCAACAATCTTCAAGACAAGATTGAGGTGATAAATGCAGACCTGAAAGATGCACTAAAAATCTTTGGTTCAGAGTTTGCCAATGTTGTGTTTACAAATCCACCTTATAGAAAAGTGAACAGCGGTACAATCAATCCAAATATTAAAAAAGCCATAGCTCGCCATGAGATTATGTGTACAATTGAAGATGTTGTAAAAAGTGCTATGCAGATTCTAAAATTTGGTGGAAGGTTTTATATGGTCTACAGGAGTGAGAGGTTAACTGATGCTCTTTATTATTTGAGACTTTACAAGTTAGAACCAAGCCTTATAAGATTTGTGCATCAAAATAAGGATAAAGAGTCTTCGCTTGTTTTGATTGAGGCAAAAAAGGGCAAACAGTGCACACTTAAGGTGGACAAACCGCTTTTTGTGGATGAGATGGAGTATTATGGTGAACTTCAAAAAGAAGATGCGGAGTGA